In a genomic window of Sulfurimonas denitrificans DSM 1251:
- a CDS encoding 3-isopropylmalate dehydratase small subunit, translating into MQKANIDGKVWRFGKDIDTDLIIAARYLSTSVPEELAKHVMEDADPQFVKKMSSGDIIVAGENFGCGSSREHAPIALKAAGVAAVIAPTFARIFYRNAFNMGLPIFELQESAEIAEGDEISVDMNNGTITNKTSSKVYKFIPIPQFMQELIDAGGLMNFAQNEIKGK; encoded by the coding sequence ATGCAAAAAGCAAATATTGACGGAAAAGTTTGGAGATTTGGAAAAGATATTGATACAGATTTAATTATAGCAGCACGCTATTTAAGCACTTCAGTTCCAGAAGAACTTGCAAAGCATGTTATGGAAGATGCAGATCCTCAATTCGTTAAAAAAATGAGTAGTGGCGACATTATAGTTGCTGGTGAGAATTTTGGTTGTGGAAGTTCTCGTGAACACGCTCCAATAGCACTAAAAGCTGCTGGAGTTGCTGCAGTAATTGCTCCTACATTTGCAAGAATTTTTTATCGTAATGCTTTTAACATGGGACTTCCAATTTTTGAACTCCAAGAGAGTGCGGAGATAGCTGAGGGAGATGAGATTAGTGTTGATATGAACAATGGAACAATTACAAATAAAACATCATCAAAAGTATATAAATTTATTCCAATTCCACAATTTATGCAAGAGTTAATAGACGCTGGCGGACTTATGAATTTTGCTCAAAATGAAATTAAAGGTAAATAG
- the flgG gene encoding flagellar basal-body rod protein FlgG → MMQSLYTASTGMIGMQTQINTTANNIANVNTIGFKKSRAEFADLMYKVMDYAGTSTSDVTKSPTGIEVGLGVRPTAINKVFSEGSLKQTDNELDVAVTGKGFFKLELPDGSEVYSRNGAFKVDENGSIVNSDGYRLVPEVVIPPDATNINIGTDGTVSVVQAGQAQATQIGQMTLTNFINPAGLHSMGDNLYIETDSSGQPVEGTPGLDGLGVLRQGFVELSNVELVVELTDLITGQRAYDSNSKVITTSDEMLQTTNNLKR, encoded by the coding sequence ATGATGCAATCACTTTACACTGCTTCTACTGGAATGATAGGAATGCAGACGCAAATCAATACAACGGCAAATAATATTGCCAACGTAAATACAATAGGATTTAAAAAATCTCGTGCGGAGTTTGCTGATCTTATGTATAAAGTAATGGATTATGCAGGAACTTCAACGAGTGACGTTACTAAGAGCCCTACTGGAATAGAGGTAGGTCTTGGTGTTCGCCCAACTGCGATTAACAAAGTATTTTCAGAAGGAAGTCTTAAGCAGACAGACAATGAGCTTGATGTGGCTGTAACTGGTAAAGGTTTTTTTAAACTTGAGCTTCCAGATGGTAGTGAAGTTTACTCAAGAAATGGCGCATTTAAAGTAGATGAAAATGGCTCAATTGTGAATAGTGATGGTTACAGATTGGTTCCAGAGGTTGTTATTCCACCTGATGCAACAAACATAAATATTGGTACAGACGGAACAGTAAGTGTAGTACAAGCAGGACAGGCGCAAGCAACTCAGATAGGTCAAATGACACTTACAAATTTTATAAATCCAGCTGGACTTCACTCTATGGGAGATAATCTCTACATAGAAACTGATAGTTCTGGTCAGCCAGTTGAGGGAACTCCTGGTCTTGATGGACTAGGTGTTTTAAGACAGGGTTTTGTTGAGCTTAGCAATGTTGAACTTGTTGTTGAATTAACGGATTTAATTACTGGTCAAAGAGCTTACGATTCAAACTCAAAAGTGATTACTACAAGTGATGAAATGCTTCAAACTACTAACAACCTTAAGAGATAG